GATAATCGAAATTTACTTTTTGAATTTAAAAGTTATTCAATTTATTTAGTTGAATAATTCCTTCAGCCGAGGATTAGCATAATTCCAAGCGGCATAAAGATTTAAGGTAAGTAGTTACGCCGGTCCAGGGCTCGTAGGTAATAAACTTGTTCCGTTAAAAATAAATTTCATAAAACTCCAAAAATTTCCTAATTTATTATACCATAAAAATTAATAAAATCCAATGCCAAAAATTTTTTCTAAGTGAATTCTAGTAAACTATTTTATCAGTAATAAGTTAATTACAAGAACTAACAATGAAAAAATTCATTCCATAATTTTAATCGGCAGGCTACTTGTAAAACTTTTCACTTTTGGTAAGTATAAGGTATTAAATTGAAGTCACGGAAACATTTAAATAATGTTATTTTTACATTAATAATTTTTTATATAAATTATTTAGCTATATTAAGGGGTTACAATGAAGCTATTTTCACAAGTTGAATCCATGGGACATGAACAGGTTGTTTTTTGTCATGATCCTTCCTCAAACTTAAAAGCAATTATAGCAATTCACGACACAACATTAGGCCCAGCTTTGGGTGGAACAAGGCTTTTGCCATATGACAATGAAGAAGATGCTTTGATTGATGTTTTAAGATTAAGTAGAGGAATGACGTATAAAGCAGCATGTGCAGGATTATCTCTTGGAGGAGGAAAAGCTGTCATTATTGCAGATCCAAAACAAAAGACGGAACAAATGTTTCGTTCTTTTGGGCGCTATGTTCAATCATTAGGTGGTCGTTACATTACAGCTGAAGATATGAATACTAATGTCACCAATATGGATCATATCAGGCTTGAAACTAAATATGTTACAGGAGTTTCCGCTGGTTTAGGAGGTAGTGGAGATCCAAGTTTTATGACAGCTAAAGGTACATTTTTTGGTATTCAAGCAGCAATGAAACATCGATTTGGCAAAGTAGATTTCAATGGAATAAAAATTTGTATTCAAGGCGTTGGTGCAGTAGGAAAACATCTTTGCAAATTTTTACATGAAAAAGGTGCTAAATTATTTGTTTCAGATATAGATGATAAAAAGCTTGTAGAAATGCATAATCTTTATAATGCAACAATAATAAGTGAAAGGGAATTATTTAACTTAGAAGCAGATATTTATGCACCTTGTGCTCGTGGAGCAACATTGAATTCAAATACAATACCAAGTTTAAAAGTTAAAATTATTGCTGGTTGTGCTAATAATCAATTAGAAGATGAAGATAAACATTCAAAAATGTTAAAAGATTTAAAAATTCTCTATACACCAGATTATGTTATTAATGCAGGTGGCTTGATCAATGTTGCAAATGAAATTACTGGATATAATTTAGAGAAAGTTGAATCTGAAGTTGCCAGAATTGCGTTGACATTAGAATCTATTTTTACTGATGCTGACAAACATGGCATTTCTACTCATGAAGCAGCTAAGCGATTCGCAGAAAAAAGAATAAAAAGTGTTTCAAATTTGAAGGTCATGTCTCAATTTGATAACTCAGCAATAGGAAATTTAAAAAAATAAATGGCTTTAAAAAATGTCAATGATTATCTTCCTACTAGATTTTGGTTAATGAAGACTGAACCTAATGTTTTTTCTTTTGCAGATTTACTCCAAAAAAAAGAGCAAAAAGAATTTTGGGATGGGGTAAGAAATTATCAAGCAAGAAATTTTATGCAAAAAGAAATGCAGATAGGAGATAGAGTTTTATTTTATCACTCAAATGCTGAACCTACAGGTATAGCGGGAATAGCTGAAATAGTTGAAACTGCTCGTCCAGATCTTTCTGCCCTCGATCCTAAGTCAAAATATTTTGATCCTAAAGCAACGGTAGAAAATCCTAGATGGTTTGCTGTGACAGTGGGTAACCCTCAAAAATTTTCGCAGTTTGTTTCTTTAACGCAATTAAAAGAATATAAAGAATTACAGAGTATGCTGTTGTTGCGAAAAGGTCAGAGACTATCAATATTACCAGTATCTGAAGATGAATTTCATTTTATTGTAAAATTGGGCAGTCAAAAAATATAAGGACTGGAGCTTATGAAGAATGTTTATGTTGTAGCTGCTAAACGAACTCCAATTGGCCGTTTTCAAGGAGTCTTTAAACAAACACCAGCTCCAAAATTAGGAGCAATAGCTGTTAAAGCAGCTATAGATGCAAGCGGTTTAAGTAATACACATGTAGAAGAAATAATAATGGGGCAAGTATTAACTGCAGGAGTGGGACAGTCACCTGCTCGTCAGGCCGCTCTTTATGCTGGACTGCCTGATTCTGTGCAAGCCTTAACAGTAGGGAAAGTATGTGGCAGTGGATTAAAAGCAGTAGCTTTAGGAGCTCAATCCATTATGACGCAAGATTCAAATATTGTTGTTGTAGGAGGTCAAGAAAGTATGTCATGTGCTCCATACATCCTACCTCAAGCACGGGACGGGATGCGCATGGGGCATAAAGAAATCATAGACTCAATGATTCATGACGGTCTTTGGGATCCTTACAATAATTTGCACATGGGAAACTGTGCTGAATTTTGTGCAAAAGAATATCAGTTTAGTAGAGAATCGCAGGATCAGTTTGCCAAAGAAAGTTATTTAAGAGCTAGAAAAGCAATGGAAGAGGGTTATTTTAAAAATGAATTAACTGCTGTTACTGTTACAACAGGGAAAACAACTCAGACAATTGATTCAGATGAAGAACCGCTGGCTGCTGATTTAAATAAAGTAGAACAGTTGAAACCCGCTTTTGAAAAAGATGGTACTATTACTGCTGCAAATGCTTCAAAAATAAATGATGGAGCAGCAGCATTGGTTTTGGTTTCAGAAGATGCTTTAAAAAAATACAATTTAAAACCATTGGCTAAAATTATTAGTTGGGCTGGACACGCTCAAGAGCCAAAATGGTTTACGACTGCACCTGTAACAGCAATGCAGCGTGCTTTGCAAAAAGCAAATCTAACAGCTAATGAGATTGATCTTTATGAAATAAATGAAGCATTTGCTTTAGTAACAATGGCAGCTATGAAAAAATTAGAATTACCTCACAATAAGGTTAATATTCATGGAGGGGCTTGTGCTCTAGGGCATCCAATAGGTGCAAGTGGGGCAAGAATTTTAACTACCTTAATTCATTCACTCCAGCAGTACAAAAAAAGATATGGATTAGCTACTCTTTGTATAGGTGGTGGAGAAGGATTTGCAATGATTATAGAACGTGTTTAATTTTAAGAAACTTTATTCTTTCAAATATTGAATAAAAAGAGTTTAAGCACACTAAAAGATGGGTTTAATTGTAAAAAAACAATTAATCTCGCTTTTTTTCACTATCCAACCGCATGAAATCACAGGTTATTTATAAATTAATAAAATTAAATAGTTAATTGATATGTATTTTTTATGTAATAATTATTAATATTTATCTGAAAATTTTATTTTTAATCAAATGGTAAGATACCCAAAAATTGGTAGTTATTTGTCATTCTCTCAAATATTGATTATTTCATAACATCCTACATTTTTGGTAGGCTATTTTTTAAAAATAAGGAGAATTTATGAAACGTAATGCGTTAATTTCTTTAGCAGGTTCTTTAGTAGTTGCTAATTTTGCATTTGCTCAAGAAAATTCTAAAATTGGTCTCGATGTTTTAGCAGGTGCGGGTTATACTCATTACAATGGCGTAAAAGTTAGTGATTTTAAAGACGATTTAAACTATAATGGTTTCAATGTTAATGCTTCTGCACTATATTCAGTTTATAAAACAGAAATTGGTTCCCCAGTTGTTGGTCTTGGAATCAACTACAATCAAATTTATTCTAACACAATAGAAGATTCTGATGATTTTAGTTCTACGTCTTATAAGCAGAACTTTAAAACATTAGCATTGATGGGTAATTTAGGCTACAAATTTACTCTAGCACCAAAATTTGCAATTTTTGCTTTAGCGAATTTAGGATATGGAGTTTATAACGACGTTGATCCAACTTTTACTCAAAAAAGTAAGCTAACAGGAGCAGTTTTAAGTGATAAAGCCTATGATGTAACAGTTAAAGATCATTTTATTTACGGAGTTTCTTTAGTTGGTACTTATGAAGTAGTTGAAAACTTTAGCCTTGGTTTAGGTGCAACTTATAATAGACACCAAGCTAAATTTGAATATAAGAATAAAGCTGAATCTAGTTCTGATAATAGCAGCTTCAACGAGTTCTCAACGAACTTGATAGCTTCTTACAGCTTCTAATTTAAAAGGGTTATGCAAATAACCCTTTTTTTTTGCGAAAGATAAAAGAATTATCTTTTTTTGAAAAGGATGTCCCTTGCTCAAAGTATTTACTTTTTTCTTATGTGGAATGATCTTTCCTGTATTTGCTAGTTCTCAAATTTCTGAAGAGGAGCAAAATACAAATCATCATTTCTCAATCCAACCTGGATTTTCATATTTTAATCCGTTTTTAAAAGACTTAGATAATTATTCATTAAAAAATCCTTTTCTTGGTTTTCATCTTCGGGCAAATTATTTTTATTCTTTTTTATCTAATAAAATGTTTTCCCCAGTTTTAGGTCTTGGAGTTGAATATCAAAATTTAGCAAGCAGAAGTATTGCTAATAGCTCACAGTTTACTTATAAATTAAAAGCATCTTATGAAGCTTATTTATTTTATCCATCAATTGGTTTAAAAGCAAAATTTAGTGACATTTATTCCTTATTTCTAACTGCTAGATATTCACTTTATAATATTTCTAATTTAAATATTTCTGGTACAGCAAATAATTATAGTCAACAGGCGCAAATTACTTCTGCTATAAAATTTGAAAGACAAAATGTTTTTGGAATTGATTTAGAAAATTCTTTTCAAATTTATAAAAATTTTGGAATGTCTTTCGTTGTTACTTACCAAAATCATCAAACTGCTTACTCTGGAGAAATAGATACCGAATTGAATAATGCCGTTTTTAAAAACGTACTAGCTGAGAAAAAAATAAATTTTCATGAATTTTCTTCGAGTTTATCTTTTTCGTATCAAATTTAAAAATAACAAAAGTTAGTTGAAAAATAAAAATATTTTCTTAAAAATTATAAATTTATAAAATTAACTCTTTGTTCTGGAAATTATTGTTTTTTCTTAGTATATTTCAAAAATGGCAAATACGGAATCGGTTATTCCATCCGTGAAAGGATGTTTTGGAGGA
This is a stretch of genomic DNA from Pigmentibacter ruber. It encodes these proteins:
- a CDS encoding EVE domain-containing protein, with protein sequence MALKNVNDYLPTRFWLMKTEPNVFSFADLLQKKEQKEFWDGVRNYQARNFMQKEMQIGDRVLFYHSNAEPTGIAGIAEIVETARPDLSALDPKSKYFDPKATVENPRWFAVTVGNPQKFSQFVSLTQLKEYKELQSMLLLRKGQRLSILPVSEDEFHFIVKLGSQKI
- a CDS encoding Glu/Leu/Phe/Val dehydrogenase dimerization domain-containing protein, coding for MKLFSQVESMGHEQVVFCHDPSSNLKAIIAIHDTTLGPALGGTRLLPYDNEEDALIDVLRLSRGMTYKAACAGLSLGGGKAVIIADPKQKTEQMFRSFGRYVQSLGGRYITAEDMNTNVTNMDHIRLETKYVTGVSAGLGGSGDPSFMTAKGTFFGIQAAMKHRFGKVDFNGIKICIQGVGAVGKHLCKFLHEKGAKLFVSDIDDKKLVEMHNLYNATIISERELFNLEADIYAPCARGATLNSNTIPSLKVKIIAGCANNQLEDEDKHSKMLKDLKILYTPDYVINAGGLINVANEITGYNLEKVESEVARIALTLESIFTDADKHGISTHEAAKRFAEKRIKSVSNLKVMSQFDNSAIGNLKK
- a CDS encoding thiolase family protein, producing MKNVYVVAAKRTPIGRFQGVFKQTPAPKLGAIAVKAAIDASGLSNTHVEEIIMGQVLTAGVGQSPARQAALYAGLPDSVQALTVGKVCGSGLKAVALGAQSIMTQDSNIVVVGGQESMSCAPYILPQARDGMRMGHKEIIDSMIHDGLWDPYNNLHMGNCAEFCAKEYQFSRESQDQFAKESYLRARKAMEEGYFKNELTAVTVTTGKTTQTIDSDEEPLAADLNKVEQLKPAFEKDGTITAANASKINDGAAALVLVSEDALKKYNLKPLAKIISWAGHAQEPKWFTTAPVTAMQRALQKANLTANEIDLYEINEAFALVTMAAMKKLELPHNKVNIHGGACALGHPIGASGARILTTLIHSLQQYKKRYGLATLCIGGGEGFAMIIERV
- a CDS encoding outer membrane beta-barrel protein; the protein is MKRNALISLAGSLVVANFAFAQENSKIGLDVLAGAGYTHYNGVKVSDFKDDLNYNGFNVNASALYSVYKTEIGSPVVGLGINYNQIYSNTIEDSDDFSSTSYKQNFKTLALMGNLGYKFTLAPKFAIFALANLGYGVYNDVDPTFTQKSKLTGAVLSDKAYDVTVKDHFIYGVSLVGTYEVVENFSLGLGATYNRHQAKFEYKNKAESSSDNSSFNEFSTNLIASYSF